Proteins encoded together in one Aerosakkonema funiforme FACHB-1375 window:
- a CDS encoding IS4 family transposase: protein MLPSFYQKYLERYLKPAQLITLKMLVWLLQSQKQVRLERLAANLPLPILENSRRRHIQRFLSLGSLSILALWFPLIREIIFHQIKTGTQLIIAIDRTQWRENNVLMVSAIYQKRAFPIFWTLLDKKGACNIAEQKQVLRPVIRLLKKYKLVLIGDREFHSIELAQWLHRQHLSFVLRQKCDTTFREKRQQFQPLSSIPIQPGIRLFYPQISLTQKKGFNRFNLAAYWKRKYKGKQEKEPLYLLTNLPDGKSATHIYQQRYGIEAMFKDCKTGGYNLEGSKASPDKLIRLILLIALAMTSAWLQGKRTSLQGQQEYVCRPTEKGRNRRRHSNFWIGLYGETWLIAFQSCQLWVQEMLNFIGNKKSFYRRGLRAISLIQQPL from the coding sequence ATGTTGCCATCATTTTATCAAAAATACCTGGAAAGATATCTCAAGCCAGCACAATTAATTACTCTAAAAATGCTGGTATGGTTGCTACAATCCCAAAAACAAGTACGACTAGAAAGACTGGCAGCCAATCTACCATTGCCAATTTTAGAAAATAGTCGTCGTCGCCACATTCAACGTTTTTTATCCCTCGGTTCATTAAGTATACTAGCTCTGTGGTTCCCTTTGATTAGAGAGATTATTTTCCATCAAATCAAGACCGGAACTCAACTAATTATTGCTATCGACCGAACCCAATGGCGAGAAAATAATGTATTGATGGTTAGCGCCATTTACCAAAAAAGAGCTTTTCCCATATTCTGGACATTGTTAGATAAAAAGGGGGCGTGTAATATAGCCGAACAAAAGCAAGTATTACGTCCGGTAATTCGGCTATTAAAGAAATATAAATTAGTGCTCATTGGGGATAGAGAGTTTCATAGCATAGAACTGGCACAGTGGCTACATCGTCAACATCTTAGCTTTGTGCTTCGCCAAAAATGTGACACAACATTTAGAGAAAAAAGACAGCAATTTCAGCCGTTAAGTAGTATCCCTATTCAACCAGGAATTCGGCTTTTTTATCCCCAGATTAGCTTAACTCAGAAGAAAGGCTTTAACCGTTTTAATTTAGCGGCTTACTGGAAGAGAAAGTATAAAGGTAAACAGGAGAAAGAGCCGTTGTATTTATTAACTAATCTCCCCGATGGCAAAAGTGCTACTCACATCTATCAACAACGTTATGGTATAGAAGCAATGTTTAAAGATTGTAAAACCGGAGGATATAATCTAGAAGGTTCCAAAGCCTCGCCTGATAAATTAATTCGCTTAATTCTCTTAATAGCTTTAGCCATGACTTCAGCCTGGTTGCAAGGAAAAAGAACTTCTTTACAAGGACAACAAGAATACGTTTGTCGTCCGACAGAAAAAGGTAGAAATAGAAGAAGACATAGTAATTTTTGGATAGGTTTATATGGGGAAACCTGGCTGATTGCTTTTCAGTCCTGCCAGTTATGGGTACAGGAAATGCTAAATTTTATTGGCAATAAGAAGTCATTTTATCGACGAGGATTAAGAGCCATAAGCCTTATACAGCAACCTCTTTAG
- a CDS encoding HipA domain-containing protein, which yields MIATPNFPIIRVSQEAYELSTNETMGSKYKFWFEHEELGLCLYKQARQNIGEDWAEKVASQLCFLLGLPHAVYELAETWEGNRGVVSPYFLPEGGTLVHGNELLTPIVPNYPTSGTYRVTQHTINIVLSVISDESVNLPLGWTAAEGIESAVEVFVGYLLLDAWIGNGDRHHENWGIVRSKAPSNSMETIHLAPTFDHASSLGRDLSDEQRQKRLVEAYTNKCFSAFYENIGDKKPLRTFDVFQRVAHSYPEAALMWLSRLKSISEDNTGEIFNRIPNNRISSIAAEFAQKILEFNQDKLLTLRNSLL from the coding sequence ATGATAGCCACTCCAAACTTCCCCATTATTCGTGTCAGCCAAGAAGCTTATGAACTCTCCACAAATGAAACGATGGGGAGCAAGTATAAGTTTTGGTTTGAACATGAAGAATTGGGTCTTTGTCTGTACAAGCAAGCCCGACAAAACATAGGCGAAGATTGGGCTGAAAAAGTAGCATCCCAGTTGTGCTTCCTCTTGGGACTCCCTCACGCTGTTTATGAACTAGCGGAAACTTGGGAAGGAAATCGCGGTGTCGTTTCCCCCTACTTTTTACCAGAAGGAGGGACGCTGGTTCATGGTAACGAACTGCTCACCCCCATCGTACCGAATTACCCCACCTCTGGAACTTATAGGGTCACACAACATACGATTAATATTGTACTAAGCGTTATCTCCGATGAGTCTGTGAATCTTCCTCTTGGTTGGACAGCAGCAGAAGGCATCGAAAGCGCAGTAGAAGTCTTTGTCGGCTATCTGCTGTTAGATGCCTGGATTGGCAATGGAGACCGTCACCACGAAAACTGGGGAATCGTAAGAAGTAAAGCCCCGTCTAATTCGATGGAAACAATTCACTTAGCACCCACTTTCGACCATGCCTCAAGTTTAGGTCGTGACCTGTCTGATGAACAAAGGCAGAAACGTTTAGTAGAAGCATATACAAACAAATGTTTCTCAGCATTCTATGAGAATATTGGCGACAAAAAGCCCCTGAGAACTTTTGATGTTTTTCAGCGAGTTGCTCATAGTTATCCTGAAGCTGCCCTGATGTGGCTGTCACGACTTAAAAGCATTTCAGAAGATAATACAGGAGAGATTTTTAATCGGATTCCTAACAATCGCATTTCGTCTATCGCAGCAGAGTTTGCCCAAAAAATTCTGGAGTTTAACCAAGACAAACTACTTACCTTGAGGAATTCACTACTTTGA
- a CDS encoding type IV toxin-antitoxin system AbiEi family antitoxin — MKIPNLEQEAFAALRACLQEIPFVQVELLEKESEKEQKSPEFQATLKLPTHDVPLVVDVKPNGQPLQARSSANKLFRSVGAIPGAYGVFIAPYISPRSAEICTQEDIGYVDLAGNCRLCFGQVYIQKEGKPNPFNEKRDLRSLYSPKAERILRVLLNSPQKAWKVQDLSVEAAVSLGQVSNIKKLLASRELIKTSPDGFWLREPCLLLSDFRQHYDYRRHQVFDFYSLKSVGEIEATLAQTCSDAGIRYALTGFSGAARYAPVVRYQRVMAYVADGVEKLALKLNLKAVNSGANVSLLQPYDEGVFYQAQDIDGTQVVSPIQLYLDLYQMRGRGEEAAQALLEQVIMPQW; from the coding sequence ATGAAAATACCCAATTTAGAACAAGAAGCTTTTGCGGCTCTGCGTGCTTGTTTGCAGGAGATTCCCTTTGTGCAGGTAGAGCTTCTAGAGAAAGAGTCAGAAAAAGAGCAGAAAAGTCCTGAATTTCAGGCGACGTTGAAGTTACCGACACATGATGTGCCGCTAGTAGTCGATGTCAAACCGAACGGTCAGCCGCTGCAAGCCCGCTCTTCTGCTAACAAGCTATTTCGCAGTGTGGGGGCAATTCCGGGAGCCTACGGCGTGTTCATCGCTCCTTACATTTCCCCAAGATCTGCGGAAATTTGTACTCAAGAAGATATCGGCTATGTGGATTTAGCAGGGAACTGTCGCCTGTGCTTTGGGCAGGTCTACATTCAAAAAGAGGGGAAGCCCAACCCATTTAATGAAAAACGGGATCTGAGATCGCTTTACTCTCCTAAAGCCGAGCGAATCTTAAGAGTTCTACTTAACTCACCGCAAAAAGCGTGGAAGGTGCAGGACTTAAGCGTTGAAGCCGCAGTCAGCCTGGGACAAGTGTCTAACATTAAGAAGTTGCTCGCCTCTAGGGAGTTAATTAAGACTAGCCCCGATGGGTTTTGGTTGCGCGAGCCTTGTTTGCTTCTATCGGACTTTCGGCAACACTACGACTATCGCCGCCACCAGGTATTTGACTTTTATTCCCTCAAAAGTGTTGGGGAAATTGAAGCGACTTTGGCACAAACCTGCTCCGATGCGGGGATTCGCTACGCTTTAACGGGATTTTCCGGTGCGGCAAGATATGCCCCAGTTGTCCGATATCAACGGGTAATGGCTTACGTTGCTGACGGGGTGGAAAAGTTGGCCCTGAAGCTAAATTTGAAAGCGGTGAATAGCGGTGCTAATGTCAGTTTGCTCCAACCTTATGATGAGGGAGTTTTTTACCAGGCGCAAGATATTGATGGGACTCAAGTTGTGTCCCCAATCCAACTTTATCTCGACCTCTACCAAATGAGGGGACGTGGGGAAGAGGCGGCGCAAGCACTTTTAGAACAGGTAATCATGCCCCAATGGTAG
- a CDS encoding HIRAN domain-containing protein has translation MNKPKTLFLAWQDPNSRSWFPIGRLTFDGAIYQFVYTQGAKEAQEKCGFQPLLSFPRLDEVYTSTHLFSVFSNRLMPRSRPDYSSFIQWLNIPEHEDDPIAMLARSGGQRETDTLTVFPCPAPDEEGRYHLHFFSHGLRHLPQSAIERINRFEPGDKLWLAHEFQNSFDSQGLTLNTEDRYIVGYCPRYLNSEIFELLRRNPRLVEVRVERANQPPTPLQFRLLCNLTARWSEENLPFSGLEYQPLIADAVIAMP, from the coding sequence TTGAATAAACCCAAAACACTATTTTTGGCTTGGCAAGACCCCAATAGCCGCTCCTGGTTTCCCATTGGTCGCTTAACTTTTGATGGAGCGATTTATCAATTTGTCTACACGCAAGGTGCTAAAGAAGCTCAAGAGAAATGTGGTTTTCAACCTTTGTTATCGTTTCCGCGCTTAGATGAGGTCTATACATCAACTCATTTATTTTCTGTATTCTCTAATCGGTTAATGCCTCGAAGTCGTCCAGACTACTCAAGTTTTATTCAATGGTTGAATATTCCCGAACATGAAGATGACCCGATTGCCATGCTAGCCCGCAGTGGTGGGCAAAGAGAAACAGATACACTTACCGTCTTTCCATGTCCTGCACCAGATGAAGAAGGACGATATCATCTTCACTTTTTCTCTCACGGACTGCGACATCTACCCCAATCTGCTATTGAGCGGATTAATCGCTTTGAGCCTGGGGATAAGTTATGGTTAGCGCACGAATTTCAAAATTCTTTTGATTCCCAGGGATTGACTCTCAATACAGAAGACCGCTACATCGTAGGGTATTGTCCGCGATACTTGAATAGTGAGATTTTTGAGCTTCTACGGAGGAATCCTCGTTTGGTAGAGGTGCGTGTAGAGCGTGCTAATCAACCGCCGACACCGCTCCAGTTTCGCTTGCTGTGTAACTTGACCGCAAGGTGGAGTGAGGAAAATCTTCCGTTTTCCGGTCTTGAGTATCAGCCTCTAATCGCTGACGCGGTAATTGCCATGCCCTGA
- a CDS encoding helix-turn-helix domain-containing protein: MSIRKVATQFAVSTSLVQKLVNLQRTEGNLQPKQTGKPQFSHLTNAEPEVKALVAEHPDATLAELCELFASKTGNWVSQSAMCRYLQKLGLNRKKKLGTAAKRRQKESEN, translated from the coding sequence ATGTCAATCAGGAAAGTAGCTACCCAATTTGCTGTCAGTACAAGTTTAGTCCAAAAGTTGGTGAATCTTCAACGAACAGAAGGAAATTTACAGCCCAAACAAACGGGAAAACCACAATTTAGCCACCTGACCAATGCGGAACCAGAAGTCAAAGCATTAGTAGCAGAACATCCAGATGCAACATTAGCAGAATTATGTGAATTATTTGCTTCTAAAACCGGAAATTGGGTGAGTCAGTCGGCCATGTGCCGCTATTTGCAAAAATTAGGGTTAAATCGCAAAAAAAAACTTGGTACAGCAGCCAAGCGGCGACAGAAAGAGTCCGAAAATTGA
- a CDS encoding transposase has product MRVEYWDSIKHIEPENLVFLDETGILLGLARTHARSYPGTRATELKPFYRAAKVTAIGAISINKVLALMTMNDSMDGQAFAVFISKFLCPQLWPGAVVVMDNLPAHKLASIEPMIQAVGASVICLSPYSPDFNPIELWWSQLKSFLRKFAPTNTLMVDRIIKVALHLINPQHLRNWFARCCYCTS; this is encoded by the coding sequence TTGAGAGTTGAGTATTGGGACTCAATCAAACATATTGAGCCAGAAAATCTCGTATTTTTGGATGAAACAGGCATTCTACTTGGGTTAGCGAGAACTCATGCTCGTTCCTATCCAGGCACAAGAGCCACCGAACTAAAACCATTTTATCGCGCTGCTAAAGTGACAGCTATTGGCGCAATTAGTATTAATAAAGTCCTGGCATTAATGACAATGAATGACTCAATGGATGGCCAAGCATTTGCTGTATTTATTTCTAAGTTTTTATGTCCTCAGTTATGGCCGGGAGCGGTAGTAGTCATGGATAATTTACCCGCCCATAAATTAGCATCTATTGAGCCTATGATTCAAGCTGTAGGTGCGAGTGTTATTTGTTTATCCCCATACTCTCCAGATTTTAATCCCATTGAACTCTGGTGGTCACAACTTAAATCTTTTTTACGTAAATTCGCTCCCACTAACACCTTGATGGTTGACAGAATCATCAAGGTAGCTCTCCATTTAATCAATCCTCAACATTTGAGAAATTGGTTTGCTCGTTGCTGCTACTGTACCTCATAA